A genomic stretch from Oreochromis niloticus isolate F11D_XX linkage group LG11, O_niloticus_UMD_NMBU, whole genome shotgun sequence includes:
- the LOC112848179 gene encoding uncharacterized protein LOC112848179, whose amino-acid sequence MADIEQMFHCFVVREDHRDYLRFLWYRENDPSKDIVEYRMRVHVFGNSPSPAVATYCLRRAAKEGEQQYGSDTRHFVEREFYVDDGLVSTSTEEEAISLLQRTQASLSQSNLRLHKITSNSVDVLKAFPTGDHAKGIKDLYLDGDAVPTQRSLGLSWDVKRDTFTFQVSVSDKPFTRRGILSTINSLFDPLGFVTPVTVQGKSLLRELTLDGTDWDSPLPQDKCKVWETWKNSLQELQHLHIPRAYTTTSCSNASRTEICIFSDASTKAIGAVAYLKTTDANDQIHVGFILGKARLAPPTEPTIPRLELCAAVLAVEVAEFIVQEIDIQIDAVTFYCDSKVVLGYIHNQSKHFYVYVHNRVQRIRQSTQPNQWRYVPTEHNPADHASRSVQASQLTRTNWFTGPTFLYKSQPSSEQHKTFELINPDADVEIRPQVTTCVTSQKNKLLGCERFTKFSSWKAIQRGVATLIHVVCSFKASSRGTNRCNGWHWCPKPLTADELSKATTVILLAVQQASFPEDLDALSKGADVSKRSALTKLNPIIDADGLLKVGGRLTLADLSDKERHPVILPGKHHVSTLLIKHYHEQVEHQGCTITEGAIRAAGIWIVGGKRCVSTVLRGCVTCRQLRGKREKQKMSDLPQERLSTSPPFTYTGVDIFGPWAVIARRTRGGMAQSKRWAVLFTCMSTRAVHIEVIESLDTSSFINSLRRFFAIRGPSEHLYSDCGTNFVGACKELEFQKVLSKSEVQRYTNNRGCTWHFNPPHSSHMGGAWERMIGVARRILDSMLMRTPSSSLTHEVLCTLMAEVTAIINSRPLVSVSSDPDVPQILTPAMLLTQKQSVPPPPGTFTEKDLYKQQWRQVQRLADQFWNRWKREYLQTLQLRRKWQESSPNIERGDVVLMKDDRTCRNDWPMALVTNTFPGGDGNVRKIEIRVVRDGVAKVFLRPITEVVMVLKNQD is encoded by the coding sequence ATGGCTGACATCGAACAgatgtttcattgttttgtcgTGAGAGAAGACCACCGAGACTACTTACGCTTTCTGTGGTATAGAGAAAATGATCCCAGCAAAGACATTGTTGAATACAGGATGAGGGTTCACGTATTCGGCAACAGTCCTTCTCCAGCTGTGGCAACATACTGTCTCAGAAGAGCTGCAAAGGAAGGAGAACAGCAGTATGGGTCAGACACCAGACATTTTGTGGAACGCGAGTTCTATGTAGATGATGGCCTTGTTTCCACATCCACAGAGGAAGAGGCAATTTCTCTGCTACAGAGAACCCAAGCATCTCTCTCTCAGTCAAACCTGAGACTGCACAAGATCACGTCCAACAGCGTTGACGTCTTGAAAGCCTTTCCTACAGGAGATCATGCTAAGGGCATTAAAGATCTTTACTTGGATGGAGACGCAGTACCCACACAGCGAAGCCTTGGATTGAGTTGGGATGTTAAAAGGGACACATTCACCTTCCAAGTGTCAGTCAGTGACAAGCCGTTCACACGACGCGGGATTCTCTCCACCATAAACAGTCTTTTCGACCCTCTCGGCTTCGTCACTCCTGTGACCGTTCAAGGCAAGTCGTTGCTGAGAGAGTTGACCTTAGATGGAACCGACTGGGACAGTCCACTCCCTCAGGACAAATGTAAGGTTTGGGAGACATGGAAAAATTCGCTTCAAGAACTGCAACATCTTCATATCCCTCGAGCGTATACCACCACCTCCTGTTCCAATGCCAGTCGTACAGAGATATGCATCTTTTCAGACGCTTCAACCAAAGCGATTGGCGCGGTGGCGTACCTCAAGACAACAGATGCAAACGACCAGATTCATGTGGGTTTTATTCTTGGGAAAGCTAGACTTGCACCACCAACTGAACCTACCATACCCAGACTGGAGCTGTGTGCGGCAGTGCTAGCCGTAGAAGTTGCTGAGTTTATCGTTCAAGAGATCGATATCCAAATTGATGCAGTCACCTTCTACTGTGACAGTAAAGTGGTGCTGGGCTACATTCATAATCAGTCCAAACATTTCTATGTTTATGTCCACAACAGGGTCCAGAGAATCCGCCAGTCCACACAACCAAATCAGTGGAGGTATGTACCTACGGAGCATAACCCAGCTGACCATGCTTCTAGGTCCGTTCAAGCCTCACAGCTCACCAGAACCAATTGGTTCACGGGTCCAACATTTCTATACAAGTCACAGCCAAGCAGCGAGCAACATAAGACCTTTGAGCTTATCAACCCAGACGCAGATGTTGAGATACGACCACAAGTTACAACCTGTGTTACGAGTCAAAAGAACAAGTTGCTGGGCTGTGAGAGATTCACGAAATTCTCTTCCTGGAAGGCCATACAGAGAGGAGTTGCAACACTCATCCACGTGGTTTGTTCTTTTAAGGCAAGCAGCCGAGGAACCAACAGATGTAATGGTTGGCATTGGTGCCCAAAACCTCTCACAGCTGACGAGTTGTCCaaggcaactacagtgattctTCTTGCTGTGCAACAAGCATCTTTCCCTGAAGATTTGGATGCTCTCTCCAAGGGAGCCGATGTTTCCAAGAGAAGCGCTCTAACTAAACTCAACCCGATCATAGATGCAGATGGTCTGCTAAAGGTTGGAGGCAGGTTGACGTTAGCTGACTTAAGTGACAAAGAAAGGCATCCTGTCATTCTTCCAGGCAAACACCATGTATCTACGTTGCTCATCAAACACTATCATGAGCAGGTCGAGCATCAAGGTTGTACCATCACAGAAGGTGCCATTCGAGCTGCTGGCATATGGATAGTTGGCGGCAAGCGATGCGTGAGTACTGTTCTTCGCGGATGCGTCACCTGTCGACAGCTTCGtgggaaaagagagaaacaaaagatGTCAGACCTGCCGCAGGAGCGACTAAGCACTTCACCACCCTTTACCTACACTGGTGTGGACATTTTCGGTCCTTGGGCCGTGATAGCCAGGCGCACAAGAGGAGGCATGGCTCAGAGTAAGCGTTGGGCCGTTCTCTTCACTTGCATGAGCACACGTGCAGTCCACATAGAAGTGATAGAGTCTTTAGACACCTCTTCGTTCATCAACTCCTTGAGAAGATTCTTTGCAATCCGAGGTCCTTCTGAGCACCTATACTCAGACTGTGGAACCAATTTCGTTGGTGCTTGCAAAGAGTTGGAGTTCCAAAAGGTTTTGTCAAAGTCAGAAGTTCAGAGATACACCAACAATCGCGGATGTACATGGCATTTCAATCCACCTCACTCCTCGCACATGGGCGGTGCGTGGGAACGCATGATAGGAGTTGCAAGGAGAATCCTAGACTCAATGCTGATGCGTACTCCCTCCTCCAGTTTGACCCACGAAGTCCTGTGCACCCTGATGGCGGAGGTGACAGCCATCATCAACTCTAGACCGCTTGTCTCTGTCTCTTCAGATCCTGACGTTCCTCAGATACTTACCCCAGCAATGCTTCTCACTCAGAAGCAGAGTGTTCCACCTCCTCCAGGGACGTTCACTGAGAAGGACCTGTATAAGCAACAGTGGCGCCAAGTGCAAAGGTTGGCCGACCAATTCTGGAATCGTTGGAAACGCGAATACTTGCAGACACTGCAACTTCGTCGTAAATGGCAAGAGTCCAGCCCAAACATCGAAAGAGGTGACGTTGTCTTGATGAAAGATGATCGTACATGCCGGAACGATTGGCCCATGGCTCTTGTGACGAACACCTTCCCCGGCGGTGATGGAAACGTCCGCAAGATCGAGATCCGGGTCGTCCGAGACGGAGTGGCCAAAGTGTTCCTCAGGCCTATAACGGAGGTTGTTATGGTTTTAAAGAACCAGGACTGA